In Grus americana isolate bGruAme1 chromosome 4, bGruAme1.mat, whole genome shotgun sequence, one genomic interval encodes:
- the NPFFR2 gene encoding neuropeptide FF receptor 2: protein MTFPKISFRARYDTRRKMDSNSSFGWPQALDYNGTYKYLYLEGNVSYVDFYLHQPSVAAVFIVSYLLIFLVCMVGNGVVCFIVLRSKRMRTVTNLFILNLAVSDLLVGIFCMPTTLLDNIIAGWPFGSLVCKMSGMVQGISVSASVFTLVAIAVDRFRCIVYPFKQKLTISTALVVIAVIWFLAVAIMCPSAVMLRVQEEKNFRVILGYGNETRPVYWCREDWPDPGMRRIYTTVLFANIYLAPLSLIIVMYARISTALFNAAVPAAGKHSQERRHGAPKKKQKVVQMLIIVALLFTLSWLPLWTLMMLSDYANLSDLQLQVINIYIYPFAHWLAFFNSSVNPIIYGFFNENFRRGFRAAFKLQLCFGEVARREVCSQRGPGNAVLPAANSRPRQHRAARDAEEEGRAVKEGNWVNNQQDLIMEDLEEPRSDGIK from the exons ATGACCTTTCCAAAAATATCGTTTAGGGCACGTTACGACACGAGGAGGAAAATGGACTCGAACTCGTCATTCGGTTGGCCTCAAGCGCTGGATTATAACGGGACCTACAAGTACCTCTACTTAGAAGGCAACGTCTCCTACGTGGACTTCTACCTTCATCAGCCTTCCGTGGCGGCTGTCTTCATCGTCTCTTACCTCCTGATCTTCCTGGTCTGCATGGTCGGCAACGGCGTGGTTTGCTTTATCGTCCTGCGGAGCAAACGCATGCGTACAGTCACAAACCTCTTCATCTTAAACCTGGCTGTCAGCGATCTGCTGGTGGGAATCTTCTGCATGCCCACCACCCTCCTGGACAACATCATTGCAG GGTGGCCGTTTGGGAGCCTGGTTTGCAAGATGAGCGGGATGGTCCAAGGAATCTCCGTGTCTGCCTCCGTCTTCACCCTAGTTGCCATTGCGGTGGACAG GTTTCGCTGCATCGTTTACCCCTTTAAGCAGAAGCTGACCATTTCGACCGCGCTCGTCGTTATAGCGGTCATCTGGTTTCTGGCCGTCGCCATCATGTGTCCCTCCGCGGTGATGCTGCGGgtgcaagaagagaagaattTCAGGGTGATCCTCGGCTACGGGAACGAAACCCGCCCCGTATACTGGTGCCGGGAGGACTGGCCCGACCCGGGAATGAGAAGGATCTATACGACGGTTCTGTTTGCCAACATCTACCTGGCTCCCCTCTCGCTCATTATCGTCATGTACGCTCGGATAAGCACGGCTCTCTTCAACGCAGCCGTGCCCGCGGCAGGGAAGCACAGCCAGGAGCGGCGGCACGGCGCGcctaagaaaaagcaaaaagtcgTCCAAATGCTCATTATCGTGGCTTTGCTGTTCACCCTGTCCTGGCTTCCCTTGTGGACCCTGATGATGCTCTCGGACTACGCCAACCTTTCGGATCTCCAGCTGCAGGTCATCAACATTTACATCTATCCCTTTGCTCACTGGCTGGCCTTTTTCAACAGCAGCGTCAACCCCATCATCTACGGTTTCTTTAACGAAAACTTCCGCCGAGGCTTTCGGGCAGCCTTTAAACTTCAGCTCTGCTTCGGGGAGGTTGCTCGGAGGGAGGTCTGTTCTCAGCGAGGCCCAGGCAACGCCGTTTTGCCAGCCGCCAACTCCCGGCCGCGCCAGCATCGAGCTGCTCGAGAcgctgaggaggaagggagggcagTTAAGGAAGGGAATTGGGTGAATAACCAGCAGGATTTGATAATGGAGGATCTCGAAGAGCCCCGCAGCGACGGGATTAAGTGA